A window of the Chloroflexota bacterium genome harbors these coding sequences:
- a CDS encoding ABC transporter permease subunit yields the protein MTDGPPLPATARLSAGLVIMAVVLVSLGLFLVWPVVLLLVNSFNTANDWFVEPRQWGLSHWTSAFQRPGLLASLGNSILIWALTEACALPIGVAIAWTLARTKIPFSHALEFMFWVSFMVPALPTTIAWITLMDPDIGLLNVAAMKLPFVDHGPFNIFSIPGIVWAHLMAHGISIKVMLLTPAFRNMDVTLEEAARVGGAGNLRTMMRVTLPLMVTPVVLAFSLHLLRAFQSFETEYLLGLPVGIYVYSTKIFSLVRQEVPNYGEATALASISLVIIAAIIPLQRWILQRRRYTTISGQYRPGLIDLGVGNSVAFGLIVLLLVFLTVGPVAILALGSFMNRIGYFQLGFTMKHWALVLHDPVFLKALRTTLVLSTTAAVVSPLLFSVLAYILVRTRLPGRGVLDLMIWGSAAIPGILTGLGLLWLFLGTPGLNVLFGTIWALLIVVILQGNTTGVNVLKGVFVQVGADMEEAARVAGAGWLRTYVRIWIPLLMPTIVLLSVMSFVGAAGATSSIILLASRDTTTLSLLALEMASSGVNSREAASIISLFIMAFTIGSALVARALGLRMGLRREIRASPAQAPDQGPAELVPRLAG from the coding sequence ATGACTGACGGTCCACCGCTCCCTGCCACCGCGCGATTGTCCGCGGGCCTCGTCATCATGGCCGTGGTGCTCGTCTCGCTCGGTCTTTTTCTCGTCTGGCCGGTCGTCCTCTTACTGGTCAACAGTTTCAATACGGCGAACGACTGGTTTGTAGAGCCGCGCCAATGGGGCTTGAGCCACTGGACCAGCGCCTTCCAGCGTCCGGGGCTGCTCGCCTCTCTTGGCAACTCGATTCTCATCTGGGCCCTTACCGAGGCGTGCGCGCTGCCCATCGGGGTGGCAATCGCCTGGACCCTCGCGCGCACCAAGATTCCGTTCAGCCACGCGCTGGAGTTCATGTTCTGGGTCTCCTTCATGGTTCCCGCGCTCCCGACGACGATAGCGTGGATCACCCTGATGGACCCCGATATCGGGCTGCTCAATGTCGCGGCGATGAAGCTCCCGTTCGTCGACCACGGGCCCTTCAACATCTTCAGTATCCCTGGGATCGTCTGGGCGCACCTCATGGCTCACGGGATCTCGATCAAGGTCATGCTTCTGACCCCGGCCTTTCGCAATATGGACGTCACCCTGGAAGAGGCGGCCCGCGTCGGGGGCGCGGGCAACCTCAGAACGATGATGCGCGTGACGCTCCCCCTCATGGTCACGCCCGTCGTGCTGGCCTTTTCGCTTCACCTCCTGCGGGCCTTTCAGTCGTTCGAAACGGAATACCTGCTCGGCCTGCCGGTCGGGATCTATGTGTACTCGACCAAGATCTTCTCGCTGGTCCGCCAGGAGGTCCCGAACTATGGCGAGGCAACCGCGCTCGCGAGCATTTCATTGGTCATCATCGCGGCCATCATCCCCTTGCAGCGGTGGATCTTGCAGCGGCGGCGCTACACGACCATCAGCGGGCAGTATCGCCCCGGCCTGATCGATCTGGGTGTGGGGAATTCCGTCGCCTTCGGGCTGATCGTCCTCCTGCTCGTCTTCCTGACGGTGGGGCCTGTCGCGATCCTGGCGCTCGGCAGCTTCATGAATCGGATCGGTTACTTCCAGCTCGGGTTCACCATGAAGCACTGGGCCCTCGTGCTGCACGACCCCGTGTTCTTGAAAGCGCTGCGGACGACGCTGGTTCTCTCGACAACGGCGGCGGTGGTCAGCCCGCTGCTGTTTTCCGTGCTCGCCTACATTCTGGTGCGGACGCGCCTCCCCGGCCGCGGCGTCCTGGACTTGATGATCTGGGGATCCGCGGCGATCCCCGGGATTCTGACAGGCCTGGGCCTCCTCTGGCTGTTCCTCGGCACGCCCGGTCTGAACGTGCTCTTTGGCACGATATGGGCGCTCCTCATCGTGGTGATCCTCCAGGGCAACACGACTGGCGTGAACGTCTTGAAGGGCGTGTTCGTTCAGGTCGGGGCGGACATGGAGGAGGCGGCGCGCGTCGCGGGGGCCGGATGGCTCCGCACGTACGTTCGAATCTGGATCCCCCTGCTCATGCCGACGATCGTCCTTCTGTCGGTGATGAGCTTCGTTGGGGCAGCGGGTGCGACGAGCAGCATCATCTTGCTGGCGTCGCGAGACACTACGACCCTATCGCTTCTGGCGCTCGAGATGGCGTCGAGCGGGGTGAACAGTCGTGAGGCCGCCAGCATCATCAGCCTCTTCATCATGGCCTTTACCATCGGGAGCGCGCTCGTCGCGCGCGCCCTCGGCCTTCGGATGGGCTTGCGACGGGAGATCCGCGCTTCGCCTGCCCAAGCGCCAGACCAGGGGCCCGCGGAGCTCGTGCCGCGACTCGCGGGCTAG
- a CDS encoding DUF362 domain-containing protein encodes MSAGTLDQPRADVPLARRGGENRVVGRSGKPLLVIVEGSDIDAMIDAGLDAIGGLGRIIAPHRAVLLKPNTNQRDPFPSVTAPETLRAVARHCAAAGAERIVVHEDHKNELDLYYEPAELPGMEIQLAHARTAEHFVTVEFDRWQGETDVPPIPESGSGMIQRLRGYTPERGPRLRVARQLQEAPVIINLPVLKRHFAGQITSALKNHFGSVHGPHRWLAHAALQTNRDYFDRKLAEFASAVRPELTITDIRALQAVSGPSRDERTRIVEGVNRLIVTGDMVAADAVAMEIMKQHDSTFTSENEAIVRRQHQHAESLGLGTGDLSKLEIIELKV; translated from the coding sequence TTGAGCGCTGGAACGCTGGACCAACCGCGGGCTGACGTCCCGCTCGCGCGGCGCGGTGGGGAAAACCGCGTGGTGGGACGGAGCGGGAAGCCGCTCCTGGTGATCGTCGAGGGAAGCGATATCGACGCCATGATCGACGCGGGGCTGGACGCGATCGGCGGGCTCGGGAGGATCATCGCGCCTCACCGGGCTGTTCTGCTGAAGCCCAACACCAACCAGCGCGATCCGTTCCCGTCGGTGACCGCTCCGGAAACGCTCAGAGCCGTTGCCCGCCATTGCGCCGCGGCCGGCGCGGAGCGCATCGTCGTCCACGAAGACCACAAGAATGAGTTGGACCTGTACTACGAACCGGCAGAGCTGCCGGGCATGGAGATCCAGCTCGCGCATGCGCGGACGGCCGAGCATTTTGTGACCGTCGAGTTCGACCGCTGGCAGGGGGAAACGGACGTCCCGCCGATCCCGGAATCCGGGTCCGGCATGATTCAGCGCCTTCGCGGATATACGCCCGAGCGCGGCCCACGGCTGCGCGTCGCGCGGCAGCTCCAGGAGGCTCCCGTCATCATCAATCTTCCCGTGCTCAAGCGCCACTTCGCGGGACAAATCACGAGCGCACTGAAAAACCACTTCGGATCGGTGCACGGCCCGCATCGCTGGCTCGCCCACGCCGCGCTTCAGACGAACCGTGACTACTTCGACCGCAAGCTGGCGGAGTTTGCCTCGGCGGTGCGCCCCGAGCTGACCATCACCGACATTCGCGCGCTTCAGGCGGTGTCGGGTCCCTCGCGCGACGAGCGCACGCGGATCGTCGAGGGGGTCAACCGGCTCATTGTCACGGGCGACATGGTCGCCGCCGACGCCGTGGCGATGGAGATCATGAAGCAGCACGATTCGACGTTCACGTCCGAGAATGAAGCGATCGTGCGGCGCCAGCACCAGCACGCGGAGAGTCTGGGCCTCGGGACCGGCGACCTGTCGAAGCTCGAGATCATCGAGCTGAAGGTCTGA
- a CDS encoding ABC transporter substrate-binding protein codes for MQRRAIVATTSLLLGIFVVACTQGGTAALRNRSADAASARPGPTHATIVSFRDLDFQPYSAVPGSYELRNAVNPGLVVVDDRNTLRPVLAEAVPTLDNGLWKLRPDGTMETTWTIRPEAVWHDGSPILADDLAFTIKVGRDRSTGVFGLQAYRFMGDVDTPDPRTVHITWSEPYIDADQTFSIWLAWPMPKHVLETIYDQDPTSLSQASYWTTDYVGSGAYQLKDFVPGQRISLQAFDRFVLGRPKIDEIDVEFNPDPSSVMANALAGAVDATIGIGFAIDSVVEMRDRWADGRFTFEFSDHRWYRLDPQFIDPTPSIITNLQFRQALLYAIDRQEMVDSLEAGLSPVATTFMAPNQPDYAGIEGGVKKYEYDPRKAAQMIGDLGYRRGDDGFMHDAAGQLLEVEIAGSNQAVTKPMLAVADYWQKIGVSTTSFVVPAQRATDWPWRATFTGFALFTGTHDVDGLPALKSSQARTAENNYEVSGLPNWPRYRSPVLDDLVDRYFRTIPKPERIEVLTQINEHIFENLSTMPLYYFPTPYAVANRLANVPVNRASRASLTWNIHQWDVKR; via the coding sequence ATGCAGCGAAGGGCGATTGTGGCGACCACGTCCCTCCTTCTCGGCATCTTCGTCGTCGCGTGCACCCAGGGCGGAACAGCCGCGCTTCGCAACCGGAGCGCCGACGCTGCGTCGGCCCGGCCCGGTCCCACCCATGCCACCATCGTATCGTTCCGCGACCTCGACTTCCAGCCGTACAGCGCGGTGCCGGGAAGCTACGAGCTTCGCAACGCGGTGAATCCCGGTCTGGTCGTCGTCGACGACCGGAATACGCTGCGCCCGGTCCTGGCGGAGGCCGTGCCCACGTTGGACAACGGCCTCTGGAAGCTTCGCCCCGACGGCACCATGGAAACCACCTGGACAATCAGGCCCGAAGCGGTGTGGCACGATGGCTCGCCGATTCTGGCCGACGATCTGGCCTTCACCATCAAGGTCGGCCGCGACCGGTCGACTGGCGTGTTCGGCCTCCAGGCCTACCGTTTCATGGGCGACGTCGACACGCCGGATCCGCGCACGGTCCACATCACCTGGAGCGAGCCGTACATCGACGCCGATCAGACCTTTTCCATCTGGCTGGCGTGGCCCATGCCAAAGCACGTGCTGGAGACCATCTACGATCAGGATCCAACGTCCCTAAGCCAGGCGTCCTATTGGACCACGGACTATGTGGGCAGCGGCGCATATCAATTGAAGGACTTCGTTCCCGGGCAGCGGATCAGTCTTCAGGCGTTCGACCGATTCGTGCTCGGACGTCCAAAGATCGACGAGATCGACGTGGAGTTCAATCCCGATCCCAGCTCGGTCATGGCAAACGCGCTGGCGGGAGCCGTGGACGCGACCATTGGCATCGGCTTCGCGATCGATTCCGTCGTCGAGATGCGCGACCGCTGGGCCGACGGTCGGTTCACCTTCGAATTCTCAGATCACCGCTGGTATCGGCTAGACCCCCAGTTCATCGATCCAACCCCGTCCATCATCACGAATCTCCAGTTCCGCCAGGCGCTGCTCTACGCCATCGATCGGCAGGAGATGGTCGATTCCCTCGAGGCCGGGCTCTCCCCGGTTGCCACGACTTTCATGGCGCCGAACCAGCCCGACTACGCAGGCATCGAGGGAGGAGTGAAGAAGTACGAATACGACCCCCGCAAGGCGGCCCAAATGATCGGGGACCTGGGTTACCGCCGGGGAGACGATGGATTCATGCATGACGCGGCCGGCCAGCTTCTCGAGGTCGAGATCGCGGGATCAAACCAGGCAGTCACCAAACCAATGCTGGCGGTCGCGGACTACTGGCAGAAGATCGGGGTCTCGACCACGTCGTTTGTCGTGCCCGCTCAGCGGGCCACAGATTGGCCGTGGCGCGCGACCTTCACCGGCTTCGCACTGTTCACCGGCACGCACGACGTCGACGGTCTCCCGGCCCTCAAGAGCAGCCAAGCGCGCACGGCCGAGAACAACTACGAAGTATCCGGCCTCCCCAACTGGCCTCGCTATCGCAGTCCTGTGCTCGACGACCTCGTCGACCGCTACTTCCGCACGATCCCCAAGCCGGAGCGCATCGAGGTGTTGACGCAAATCAACGAGCACATTTTCGAAAACCTCTCCACGATGCCGCTCTACTACTTTCCAACTCCATACGCGGTGGCCAATCGCCTGGCCAACGTGCCTGTGAATCGCGCGTCTCGCGCGTCGCTCACCTGGAACATCCACCAGTGGGACGTGAAACGCTGA